A single region of the Neotabrizicola shimadae genome encodes:
- the uvrA gene encoding excinuclease ABC subunit UvrA has translation MAEQKFIEVRGAREHNLKGVDLDIPRDQFVVITGLSGSGKSSLAFDTIYAEGQRRYVESLSAYARQFLDMMGKPDVDHISGLSPAISIEQKTTSKNPRSTVGTVTEIYDYLRLLFARVGTPYSPATGLPIEAMQVQDMVDAVMRMAEGTRAYLLAPIVRDRKGEYKKEFLELRKQGFQRVKVNGAFHDLDDPPILDKKFRHNIDVVVDRIVVREGLETRLADSFRTALNLADGIAIIETAPSEGEGERITYSENFACPVSGFTIPEIEPRLFSFNAPFGACPACDGLGVELFFDERLVVPDQNLTLLQGAIAPWSKSKSPYFTQTVEALAKHYGFDKKKKWKDLPEEVQHLFLYGSKGQEIEFRYDEGGRIYQVSRVFEGVIPNMERRYRETDSAWSREEMERYQNNRACGTCHGYRLKPEALAVKIAGLHIGQVVQMSIKEAYAWVGTVPESLTNQKNEIARAILKEIGERLGFLVNVGLDYLTMARAAGTLSGGESQRIRLASQIGSGLTGVLYVLDEPSIGLHQRDNDRLLTTLKNLRDQGNSVLVVEHDEDAIREADYVFDMGPGAGVHGGQVVAKGTPAEIAADPASLTGQYLSGTRQIVVPRERRKGSGKKLTVVKASGNNLKNVTADFPLGKFVCVTGVSGGGKSTLTIETLFKTAAMRLNGAHETPAPCETIKGFEHLDKVIDIDQRPIGRTPRSNPATYTGAFTPIRDWFAGLPEAKARGYQPGRFSFNVKGGRCEACQGDGVIKIEMHFLPDVYVTCETCKGHRYNRETLEIRFKGKSIADVLEMTCEDAQDFFAAVPAIREKMDALCQVGLGYIKVGQQATTLSGGEAQRVKLSKELSRRATGRTLYILDEPTTGLHFEDVRKLLEVLHELVEQGNTVVVIEHNLDVIKTADWIIDIGPEGGDGGGEIVATGTPEEVATNERSHTGRYLKDMLKPRRVAAE, from the coding sequence ATGGCCGAACAGAAGTTCATCGAGGTGCGCGGCGCGCGCGAACACAATCTGAAAGGCGTGGACCTCGACATCCCGCGCGACCAGTTCGTGGTGATCACCGGCCTCTCGGGATCGGGCAAGTCCTCGTTGGCTTTCGATACGATCTATGCGGAAGGCCAGCGCCGGTATGTCGAATCGCTTTCCGCCTATGCCCGCCAGTTCCTGGACATGATGGGCAAGCCGGATGTGGACCATATCAGCGGCCTAAGCCCGGCCATTTCCATCGAACAGAAGACCACCTCGAAGAACCCGCGCTCGACCGTCGGCACGGTAACCGAGATTTATGACTATCTGCGCCTGCTGTTCGCCCGCGTCGGCACGCCCTATTCCCCGGCTACGGGCCTGCCGATCGAGGCGATGCAGGTGCAAGACATGGTGGATGCGGTGATGCGGATGGCGGAAGGCACGCGCGCCTATCTGCTGGCGCCCATCGTCCGCGACCGCAAGGGCGAGTACAAGAAGGAATTCCTGGAACTGCGCAAGCAGGGCTTCCAGCGCGTCAAGGTGAACGGCGCCTTCCATGATCTGGACGACCCGCCCATTCTGGACAAGAAGTTCCGCCACAACATCGACGTGGTGGTCGACCGCATCGTCGTCCGAGAGGGGCTGGAAACGCGGCTGGCCGACAGTTTCCGCACGGCGCTGAACCTGGCTGACGGCATCGCGATCATCGAAACCGCGCCTTCGGAGGGGGAAGGCGAGCGCATCACCTATTCCGAGAACTTCGCCTGCCCGGTGTCCGGCTTCACCATCCCCGAGATCGAGCCGCGCCTGTTCTCGTTCAACGCTCCTTTCGGCGCTTGCCCTGCCTGCGACGGCCTTGGGGTAGAGTTGTTCTTCGATGAACGGCTGGTCGTCCCCGACCAGAACCTGACCCTGTTGCAAGGCGCCATCGCGCCGTGGTCGAAGTCGAAAAGCCCCTACTTCACCCAGACGGTCGAGGCGCTGGCCAAGCACTATGGCTTCGACAAGAAGAAGAAGTGGAAGGACCTGCCCGAAGAGGTGCAGCACCTCTTCCTCTATGGCTCCAAGGGGCAGGAGATCGAGTTCCGTTATGACGAGGGTGGTCGGATCTACCAGGTCAGCCGCGTTTTCGAAGGCGTCATTCCCAACATGGAACGCCGCTACCGCGAGACCGATAGTGCATGGTCGCGCGAGGAGATGGAGCGGTATCAGAACAACCGCGCCTGCGGCACCTGCCATGGCTACCGCCTGAAGCCCGAAGCGCTGGCGGTCAAGATCGCCGGGCTGCACATCGGCCAAGTGGTCCAGATGTCCATCAAGGAGGCTTATGCCTGGGTCGGTACGGTGCCCGAAAGCCTGACCAACCAGAAGAACGAAATCGCGCGCGCCATCCTGAAGGAGATCGGCGAGCGCCTTGGATTCCTTGTGAATGTTGGCCTCGACTACCTGACAATGGCGCGCGCCGCCGGCACGCTTTCAGGTGGCGAAAGCCAGAGAATCCGCTTGGCCAGCCAGATCGGATCGGGCTTGACCGGAGTTTTGTACGTGTTGGACGAACCCTCGATCGGCCTTCACCAGCGCGACAATGACCGGCTTCTGACCACGTTGAAGAACCTGCGCGACCAGGGCAATTCGGTTCTGGTGGTGGAACATGACGAAGATGCCATCCGTGAGGCGGACTACGTCTTCGACATGGGCCCCGGCGCCGGTGTGCATGGCGGACAGGTCGTGGCCAAGGGCACGCCTGCAGAAATCGCCGCCGACCCGGCCAGCCTGACCGGCCAGTATCTTTCGGGCACCCGCCAGATCGTCGTTCCGCGAGAACGGCGTAAGGGAAGCGGGAAAAAGCTCACGGTGGTAAAGGCTTCAGGGAACAACCTGAAGAATGTGACAGCGGATTTCCCTTTGGGCAAGTTCGTCTGCGTCACGGGCGTCTCCGGCGGTGGCAAGTCCACGCTGACCATCGAGACACTGTTCAAGACTGCCGCGATGCGGCTCAATGGCGCTCATGAGACGCCGGCGCCCTGCGAAACGATCAAGGGGTTCGAGCATCTCGACAAGGTCATCGACATCGACCAAAGGCCCATCGGGCGGACTCCACGTTCAAATCCGGCCACTTACACCGGGGCCTTCACGCCGATCCGCGACTGGTTCGCCGGTCTGCCCGAAGCCAAGGCGCGCGGCTATCAGCCGGGTCGCTTCAGCTTCAACGTGAAGGGCGGTCGCTGCGAGGCGTGCCAGGGTGACGGCGTCATCAAGATCGAAATGCACTTCCTGCCGGATGTCTATGTGACCTGCGAAACCTGCAAGGGCCACCGCTACAATCGCGAGACTCTCGAAATCAGGTTCAAAGGCAAGAGCATAGCGGATGTTCTTGAGATGACTTGTGAAGATGCGCAGGACTTCTTCGCCGCCGTGCCCGCGATCCGCGAGAAGATGGATGCGCTGTGTCAAGTGGGTCTTGGTTACATCAAGGTCGGCCAGCAGGCCACCACGCTTTCGGGCGGCGAGGCGCAGCGGGTGAAGCTTTCGAAGGAGTTGTCGCGCCGTGCGACGGGGCGGACACTGTACATCCTGGACGAGCCGACCACCGGCCTGCATTTCGAGGACGTGCGCAAGCTTCTGGAGGTGCTGCACGAACTGGTGGAGCAGGGCAATACGGTGGTGGTGATCGAGCACAACCTTGATGTCATCAAGACTGCGGACTGGATCATCGACATTGGACCCGAAGGCGGCGATGGCGGGGGCGAGATCGTGGCCACCGGGACGCCCGAGGAAGTGGCGACGAATGAGCGCAGCCATACCGGACGTTACCTGAAGGACATGCTGAAGCCACGGCGGGTGGCGGCGGAATGA
- a CDS encoding rhodanese-like domain-containing protein — protein MFNFLRPSAPAARLTVKDAADRLSRGDLVIVDVRETGEVRASGMAKGAINIPVALLSMRADPRHPDHDKRLDPSKAVALYCASGARSGMAAQLLQRLGYGEVYNLGGLGDWVKGGGAVSR, from the coding sequence ATGTTCAACTTTCTCCGCCCCTCTGCCCCGGCTGCCCGCCTGACCGTCAAGGATGCCGCAGACCGTCTGTCGCGGGGAGATCTTGTCATTGTGGATGTCCGAGAGACCGGCGAGGTTCGCGCCTCGGGCATGGCGAAGGGTGCGATCAACATCCCCGTGGCGCTTCTGTCGATGCGGGCCGACCCGAGGCATCCGGACCACGACAAGCGACTCGACCCGTCGAAGGCCGTGGCGCTTTACTGCGCTTCGGGCGCAAGGTCGGGCATGGCCGCGCAGCTGCTGCAGCGCCTTGGCTATGGCGAGGTCTACAACCTTGGCGGCCTGGGGGATTGGGTGAAGGGCGGCGGGGCAGTCAGCCGCTGA
- a CDS encoding MFS transporter, translating into MRAALTVMAIWAAGLGAAAQFGKISVLYDVLGAAYPDQAGVGIALMVSVVGMVGLVFGTTAGILVTRIGPRRAMLAALVLGAAVSVVQSWFPPFGVMMASRVLEGVSHLAIVVVGPTAIAAVAPPARQGLALSLWSTFFGLTYAVLFAVAPPLVGAAGPSALFLAHAGWMLAMAVILAVLMPRDPAKAPPVPGGWLRRHMEIYASPRIAAPATGFVCYTVTYVALLTLLPGAVSEGWGQAVGVAMPLVSIAVSLSLGVWLLGRMSAVRVVQTGFAAALVGGLALVLGWGVGWAELTGALMLAGALGLVQGASFAAIAQLNTSDADRAGASGAIAQLGNLGTTTGTPLLAFLLVKAGLTGLGLFILGFSALGIAIHAVQARRRAVSG; encoded by the coding sequence ATGCGCGCGGCCTTGACCGTTATGGCGATCTGGGCTGCCGGTCTGGGTGCGGCGGCGCAGTTCGGCAAGATTTCCGTTCTGTATGATGTGCTTGGGGCTGCCTATCCCGACCAAGCCGGGGTGGGTATTGCGCTTATGGTCTCCGTCGTGGGCATGGTGGGGCTGGTCTTCGGCACCACCGCCGGCATCCTGGTGACCCGCATCGGGCCGCGCCGGGCCATGCTTGCGGCTTTGGTGCTCGGCGCGGCGGTCAGCGTGGTTCAGTCGTGGTTTCCGCCCTTTGGCGTGATGATGGCAAGCCGCGTGCTTGAGGGTGTTTCGCATCTGGCCATCGTAGTGGTAGGCCCCACGGCGATTGCCGCTGTTGCGCCTCCGGCGCGGCAGGGGCTGGCGTTGTCGCTGTGGTCCACCTTCTTTGGGCTGACCTACGCCGTACTCTTCGCGGTTGCCCCGCCGCTGGTTGGGGCTGCGGGGCCTTCGGCGCTGTTCCTGGCCCATGCGGGCTGGATGCTGGCGATGGCTGTCATCCTGGCGGTGCTGATGCCGCGCGATCCGGCGAAGGCTCCGCCTGTGCCTGGTGGCTGGCTGCGCCGGCACATGGAAATCTACGCCTCGCCCCGTATCGCGGCGCCGGCGACAGGCTTTGTCTGCTATACGGTCACCTATGTCGCGCTGCTGACGCTGTTGCCTGGCGCTGTCAGCGAAGGCTGGGGCCAGGCCGTCGGCGTTGCGATGCCGCTGGTCTCGATTGCCGTTTCGCTCAGCCTGGGTGTCTGGCTGTTGGGCCGCATGTCGGCCGTCCGCGTGGTGCAGACGGGATTTGCAGCGGCTCTGGTCGGCGGTTTGGCCCTGGTTCTGGGCTGGGGCGTGGGTTGGGCGGAACTTACGGGGGCATTGATGCTGGCTGGGGCGCTTGGTCTGGTTCAGGGGGCAAGTTTCGCCGCGATTGCGCAACTGAACACCTCTGACGCCGACCGGGCAGGGGCGTCGGGGGCAATTGCCCAGCTTGGCAACCTTGGCACCACCACCGGCACGCCGCTTCTGGCATTCCTGCTCGTCAAGGCGGGTTTGACCGGCCTTGGCCTTTTCATCCTCGGCTTTTCCGCCCTTGGCATCGCCATCCACGCGGTGCAGGCGCGGCGCCGTGCGGTCAGCGGCTGA
- the lpdA gene encoding dihydrolipoyl dehydrogenase, with product MAAREFDVVVIGAGPGGYVAAIRAAQLGKNVAIVEREHLGGICLNWGCIPTKALLRSAEVFHLMHRAKEFGLKADGIGYDLPAVVARSRTVAKQLSSGIGHLMKKNKVTVVMGEATLPAKGRVSVKTDKGTEELTAPGIILATGARARELPGLEADGDLVWSYKHALVAKRMPKKLLVIGSGAIGIEFASFFNTLGADVTVVEVMDRILPVEDAEISAFAKKSFAKQGMKILEKAAVKKLDRKPGVGVTAHIESNGKVETMEFDTVISAVGIVGNVENLGLETLGVKIDRTHVVTDEYCRTGVEGLYAIGDIAGAPWLAHKASHEGVMVAELIAGRHPHPIKPNSIAGCTYCHPQVASVGLTEAKAKEAGYTVKVGRFPFIGNGKAIAMGEAEGLVKTVFDAKTGELLGAHMIGAEVTEMIQGYVIGRTLETTEAELMETVFPHPTMSEMMHEAVLDAYGRALHI from the coding sequence ATGGCTGCCAGGGAATTCGACGTCGTGGTGATCGGAGCGGGGCCGGGCGGCTATGTTGCCGCAATCCGGGCCGCGCAACTGGGCAAGAACGTCGCCATCGTCGAGCGCGAGCATCTGGGCGGCATCTGCCTGAACTGGGGCTGCATCCCGACCAAGGCACTGTTGCGCAGTGCCGAAGTCTTTCACCTGATGCACCGCGCCAAGGAATTCGGTCTGAAGGCTGACGGCATCGGCTATGACCTTCCCGCGGTCGTCGCCCGGTCGCGGACAGTGGCCAAGCAGCTGTCTTCCGGCATCGGCCACCTGATGAAGAAGAACAAGGTCACCGTGGTGATGGGCGAGGCCACGCTGCCCGCGAAGGGCCGCGTCAGCGTCAAGACCGACAAGGGCACCGAGGAGTTGACCGCCCCGGGGATCATCCTGGCGACAGGCGCGCGGGCGCGCGAACTGCCGGGGCTGGAGGCGGACGGCGATCTGGTCTGGTCCTACAAGCACGCGCTGGTGGCCAAACGGATGCCGAAGAAGCTTCTGGTCATCGGGTCAGGCGCAATCGGCATCGAATTCGCCAGCTTCTTCAATACGCTCGGTGCGGATGTCACGGTTGTCGAGGTGATGGATCGCATCCTGCCGGTGGAAGATGCCGAGATCTCGGCCTTCGCAAAGAAGAGCTTCGCCAAGCAGGGTATGAAAATCCTGGAGAAGGCGGCGGTCAAGAAGCTGGACCGCAAGCCGGGCGTAGGGGTGACGGCCCATATCGAATCGAACGGCAAGGTCGAGACGATGGAGTTCGACACGGTCATCTCGGCCGTGGGGATCGTCGGCAATGTCGAGAACCTGGGTCTGGAAACGCTTGGCGTGAAGATCGACCGGACCCATGTGGTGACCGACGAATACTGCCGGACCGGCGTTGAGGGGCTTTACGCCATCGGCGACATTGCCGGGGCGCCCTGGCTTGCCCACAAGGCCAGCCATGAAGGTGTGATGGTGGCCGAGCTCATCGCGGGCCGGCATCCGCACCCGATCAAGCCCAACTCCATCGCGGGCTGCACCTATTGCCATCCGCAGGTGGCGAGTGTCGGCCTGACTGAGGCCAAGGCCAAGGAAGCCGGCTATACCGTGAAGGTCGGGCGCTTCCCCTTCATCGGCAACGGCAAGGCGATTGCCATGGGCGAGGCCGAGGGCCTTGTGAAGACCGTTTTCGATGCCAAGACCGGCGAGCTTCTGGGCGCACACATGATCGGCGCGGAAGTGACCGAAATGATCCAAGGCTACGTCATCGGCCGCACGCTGGAAACGACCGAGGCTGAACTGATGGAAACGGTCTTCCCGCATCCCACGATGTCCGAGATGATGCACGAAGCCGTACTGGACGCTTACGGCCGGGCATTGCATATCTGA
- a CDS encoding DUF924 family protein, with protein sequence MSGPIEVLDFWLGEIGPKGWYAGGEEIDGQCRDRFQEVWQAAHEGHLDHWVDGPAGTLAYLVVTDQFPRNIHRGSALAFATDARARTAARRAVEEGWDLLVPEPERQFFYLPFEHSEALADQGICVALMEERLPSEPDNLLHARAHREIIARFGRFPFRNAALGRESSPAEEAFMAEGGYMAVVRALTS encoded by the coding sequence ATGTCTGGACCGATCGAAGTGTTGGACTTCTGGCTGGGCGAGATTGGCCCGAAGGGATGGTACGCCGGCGGAGAGGAGATCGACGGGCAGTGCCGCGACCGCTTCCAGGAGGTCTGGCAGGCGGCGCATGAGGGGCACCTGGACCACTGGGTCGATGGCCCGGCAGGCACATTGGCCTATCTTGTCGTGACCGATCAGTTTCCGCGCAACATACATCGTGGTTCGGCCCTTGCCTTCGCCACCGATGCGCGGGCCCGCACGGCGGCCCGGCGGGCGGTTGAGGAGGGCTGGGACCTGCTGGTGCCCGAACCGGAGCGGCAGTTCTTCTACCTTCCGTTCGAGCATTCCGAGGCGCTGGCCGACCAGGGCATTTGCGTCGCTCTCATGGAGGAGCGGCTTCCATCAGAGCCCGACAACCTGCTGCACGCCCGTGCGCACCGCGAGATCATCGCTCGCTTTGGCCGGTTCCCTTTTCGCAACGCGGCCCTTGGCCGCGAAAGCAGCCCCGCGGAAGAGGCCTTCATGGCGGAAGGGGGTTACATGGCGGTTGTGCGAGCGCTAACATCATGA
- a CDS encoding MFS transporter translates to MLRTLAATWPLLLGLMLLMVGNGVQGSLLGIRGALEGFSTFHLSVVMSAYFAGFLGGSRLAPRLIRRVGHVRVFAALGSMISAILVLYPLALDWVAWSALRVVIGFCFAGIYVTTESWLNAMATNETRGQALSAYMIVQMLGIIASQVLFGFGDPEGFALFIIPSVLVSLAFMPLLLADLPAPEFEDTRPMPFRRLFRISPLGCAGMLLTGGIFSAMFGMASVWGAMRALTVGQIAGYVGALYVGGLLFQYPVGWLSDRIDRRQLVLALSTLGALTMLAAFAVKLPYPALLVVAAILGGMINPLYSLLIAHTNDFLGREEMAAASSGMLFLNGFGAVFGPLVAGWVMHVVGSAGYFLFIGLLFAALAAYTAWRMRRRVGPSETGGYAGLAPLAQSVAVEAVLDQQARPAQPSDKAA, encoded by the coding sequence ATGCTTCGCACCCTCGCCGCCACCTGGCCCCTCCTCCTCGGTCTCATGCTCCTCATGGTGGGCAACGGCGTCCAGGGCTCCCTCCTCGGCATCCGGGGCGCGCTGGAGGGTTTCTCGACCTTCCACCTCTCCGTGGTCATGTCGGCCTACTTCGCCGGCTTCCTCGGCGGCTCCCGCCTCGCCCCCCGCCTGATCCGCCGCGTCGGCCACGTCCGTGTCTTCGCGGCCCTCGGTTCCATGATCTCGGCCATCCTCGTCCTCTATCCCCTGGCGCTGGACTGGGTCGCCTGGTCCGCCCTCCGGGTCGTCATCGGCTTCTGTTTCGCGGGCATCTACGTGACCACCGAAAGCTGGCTCAATGCCATGGCCACCAACGAGACCCGCGGCCAGGCCCTGTCGGCCTACATGATCGTCCAGATGCTGGGCATCATCGCGAGCCAGGTCCTCTTCGGCTTCGGCGACCCCGAGGGCTTCGCCCTGTTCATCATCCCCTCCGTCCTCGTCTCGCTCGCCTTCATGCCGCTCCTCCTCGCCGACCTTCCGGCGCCCGAGTTCGAGGACACCCGCCCCATGCCCTTCCGCCGCCTCTTCCGCATCTCCCCCCTCGGCTGCGCCGGGATGCTGCTGACCGGCGGCATCTTCTCGGCCATGTTCGGCATGGCCTCGGTCTGGGGCGCGATGCGGGCACTGACCGTGGGCCAGATCGCGGGCTATGTGGGGGCGCTCTACGTGGGCGGGCTCCTGTTCCAGTATCCCGTGGGCTGGCTCTCCGACCGCATCGACCGCCGCCAGCTGGTTCTGGCCCTCTCGACTCTCGGCGCGCTGACCATGCTGGCCGCCTTCGCGGTCAAGCTGCCCTATCCCGCGCTCCTGGTCGTGGCCGCGATCCTGGGCGGCATGATCAACCCGCTCTATTCCCTGCTCATCGCACACACCAACGATTTCCTCGGCCGCGAGGAAATGGCAGCCGCCTCTTCGGGGATGCTGTTCCTCAACGGCTTCGGCGCGGTGTTCGGCCCGCTGGTCGCCGGCTGGGTCATGCATGTGGTGGGCTCTGCCGGCTACTTCCTCTTCATCGGTCTTCTCTTCGCGGCCCTTGCCGCCTACACCGCCTGGCGGATGCGCCGGCGGGTCGGCCCATCCGAGACCGGCGGCTACGCCGGGCTTGCACCCCTTGCCCAAAGCGTGGCTGTCGAGGCGGTGCTGGACCAGCAGGCCCGTCCCGCGCAGCCGTCGGATAAAGCCGCCTGA
- the queA gene encoding tRNA preQ1(34) S-adenosylmethionine ribosyltransferase-isomerase QueA, translating to MKLDDFDFDLPDHLIATRPARPRTSARLLLAEGDAISDRHVFDLPSILRPGDRLILNNTRVIPARLTGMRLREGAGAKVEITLMEPSAEGWRVMAKPLRKLNPGDVVRFSDDLSATVAERGAEDARLVFDRTGEDFDAALRAAGAMPLPPYIATRRAPDAQDNEDYQTVFARRSGAVAAPTASLHFDAALLEALRAMGVDFTEVTLHVGAGTFLPVKVQDVTTHRMHAEWGEVTPEAAAEINATKAAGGRVIPVGTTALRLIESAARSGRVEPWTGETDIFIYPGFRFHATDGLMTNFHLPKSTLLMLVSALMGKDRIDRIYAHAVNTGYRFFSYGDASLLLP from the coding sequence ATGAAGCTTGACGATTTCGATTTCGACCTGCCGGATCATCTCATCGCCACCCGTCCCGCGCGCCCACGCACCTCGGCCCGGCTGCTTCTGGCCGAAGGCGATGCCATTTCGGACCGGCATGTGTTCGATCTGCCCTCCATCCTGCGCCCCGGCGACCGGCTGATCCTGAACAATACCCGCGTGATTCCGGCCCGCCTGACCGGCATGCGCCTGCGGGAAGGGGCAGGCGCCAAGGTCGAGATCACGCTGATGGAGCCCTCCGCAGAAGGCTGGCGCGTGATGGCCAAACCGCTGCGCAAGCTCAATCCCGGCGATGTGGTGCGCTTTTCGGATGACCTGTCCGCCACCGTGGCCGAACGCGGCGCCGAGGATGCGCGGCTGGTGTTCGACCGCACGGGCGAGGATTTCGACGCCGCGCTGCGCGCCGCAGGGGCCATGCCGCTGCCGCCCTACATCGCGACCCGCCGCGCGCCGGATGCTCAGGACAACGAGGATTACCAGACCGTCTTTGCCCGCCGCTCTGGCGCCGTGGCGGCCCCGACCGCCAGCCTGCACTTCGATGCCGCTCTTCTGGAAGCGCTTCGTGCCATGGGCGTGGACTTCACCGAAGTCACCCTGCACGTCGGCGCCGGCACCTTCCTGCCGGTCAAGGTGCAGGACGTGACCACCCACCGGATGCACGCCGAATGGGGCGAGGTCACGCCCGAAGCCGCGGCCGAAATCAACGCGACAAAGGCCGCCGGCGGGCGGGTGATCCCGGTCGGCACCACCGCACTGCGCCTGATCGAAAGCGCCGCGCGCTCGGGCCGGGTCGAGCCCTGGACAGGCGAAACCGACATCTTCATCTATCCCGGCTTCCGCTTCCACGCGACGGACGGGCTGATGACGAACTTCCACCTGCCGAAATCCACGCTCCTGATGCTGGTCTCGGCGCTTATGGGCAAGGACCGCATCGACCGGATTTATGCCCATGCGGTGAACACGGGCTATCGCTTCTTCTCCTACGGCGATGCCTCGCTGCTCCTGCCCTGA